In the genome of Raphanus sativus cultivar WK10039 chromosome 9, ASM80110v3, whole genome shotgun sequence, the window gtagataatcgatctaactcttcctctgtatcatctcctctagcctctccttcttcaggtgagcagactggctgccccagaaatgcatgtaaagcatctatcttggctctgagttcattcatctggtcttccccgatggttgcaaccgatttcttcttgtcagagtcagtgttcttgctgctgctgctattggctaggttctcaataagtctcactgcctctattggattcctggtgttgaagttccccttgCTAGCAGTAtaaagagccatctgatacctcaaggcgatacctctgtagaaagtgcttagcagctgcacttcattgaatccatggtgtggactgtctcgctggaagaacttaaatctggtCCACACGTCTTTAAAAGactcaccaggcttttgcgcgaaagtggcaattttgctccttaagtcttcagcacgtgtctcatcaaagaaatttcgcaggaaggcgttcttgatgtcggtccaggatgtcagtgatcctgtaggtagctgcttgagccagtgtgaagcttctccaatcagtgagtatttgaagagcttgtagactaggtagtcctcagggactccatccatacgaatagcagcgataagatcctcgaacctctccagatggtccataggatgctcgtgtgataacccagaataaggtatctgagacacgagagagtagtactgaggcttgacgctcgaagttcggcttctgaatctctggaagtcgaatagctgatatgttggtgtagtactcgtctggaagATTGTAGTCTGcgaacgatcgtgtttgagcttctcctgtagcctcagcttcaggctcagggattatgtttccctgtgcatctagcttgtgacatgttgcattacgcacatgaccatcttggtcatacaggttttcATTCTGGTCCTGCGTGAGAATAATAATCGCAACCATGCTTCGCgggttagtatcgatcgatgtgcgGTGTGTaatatcgaacgatgtggatcggcgaacgttatcggtcgacggtgatgtctgagtgtcggtcgacagttgaacgtgaatatcagtcgacggtcCTGCGGTTCtttcgatcgatgcggagcgtaggtctttgcggattgaacgttccaagtgtgcacgatcttctgagaatagtagttgattttccttgttccttctggtactgctgggcatgtacctgaaaagacaagaaaaaaaaaatttaatcaaaaaggaggtaaaaagaaaaacctaagattaaatctaatggcgatcaaagctccccggcaacggcgccaaatttaaTAGTTCTCAAATTACCCGGTAGTGCTTACTCtgtcaaataagaggtacaactgtagtacttacgaggagttagggaaccaattaaatctaatctagtaatcaatcctaggtgaagttggttttaatgatgaaaatgtaaataacaattcctaaaatgagcaaggtagttgctctaactaaaaatatgatgggtgtttcagtgaaatgaagagtgctagactttgGGCTTTTATtgaggaatggagattataatgtctataaatgcctaacaagttgcttgcatgatactatagaactcagtcgattaactctcagtgatgtctcactagttaaataatctagatctctggcctcaactgtcgtttgttgacacagaaaaagagtcgatcgatatcctttagagatatcgatcgatacacctttcgctcgtcgatcgattcacctgtcgggatatcgatcgacggcttctagatatgcttAGGCGTGAgctgataatgaacactagatctcaaggaggacggttagctcttctccaaggagatactagtttaaacagataattcaagatatcaaagatcctagtgatctatattctagttagctactctagaaaaagcttagggtgcaatatatttgatgaatatcacaacttagcaattatagttatgggctaatcccacaaacctatttaaaccctagatctaacaagtagactactcagacatagctaagcaattcataacaatagatacatgaaagaattgcatagatacataaaagtagaataacaaatggagttcacaaatctctccaatctctcaaaacatgtaaaactctagtctctctctcataCTCTCTATtttgcctctcaagacttgtgtTTCTTAGACCCTTCAAAGCTTGCCataaaaaacacttagcaggaatatttaagcattttcattaggttaaaaactcatCAGGGGCAATCTCATAATTGGGTgtagtcttggtgaagtagtcggctaaaccatttcgtcctcgatatcgatcgacaacacaagatgtgtatcgatcgattataatcttctagtacgcggatcttctcagctacatcgatcgacaactcaggatgagtatcgatcgattcttatcacaatgttgacttccgacttggtcttgattggtcaactcgggtgtattatctcttgtactccaaaatgctccaaaaacataaCTTTATCtagaaacgctcctgaacctgaaaacatacctaacaggctagaaaacagatcagatatataataaaatactagtatacaaTGGTAGAAAACAGGTGAAATCAATGGTATATCAGAAGTAGGGGTATAGCTTTCGAGCAGCGTTAACCAAGGCGAGGGCCAGCTTCTCAAGGTGACTATTGCGGGTTTCCGCGTCTAGCAATGAtttgctcacgtagtagataggatgttgtttccttccttcttcccttactagGACCGCACTGACTGCATGCTCTGATGCCGCCAGATAGAGCAATAGGACCTCACCGTCCaagggttttgagaggagaggtggagtagtgagagaggccttgagatcggatagggcttgctcacatttatcggtccattggaagtccttggggtccttcaaggtttcgAAGAAGGCATGCGACTTGTCGGATAGCCTGGAGATGAACCTGCTCAGGGCGGCCATCCTTCATGTCAGTTTTTTCACCTCCTTGACGTTgcgaggggaaggtatcacctgGATTGCTCTCACCTGCTCTGGAATTTCTTCaatgcccctgtgggtgactataTACCCTTGGAACTTCCCAGAGCTTACCCCGAACGAGCACTTGGAAGGGTTTAGCTTCATGTTGTACCTTCTGAGAGTAGTGAAGGCTTGCTGAAGGTGCGAGATGTGGTCCTCGGCGTCCAGGGACTTtaccagcatatcatcaatgtagacctccatggtctgccctatctgatcggcgaacatcatgttgacaagcctttgataggtcgagcctgcgttcttcaatccgaaaggcATGACCTTGTAACAGTAGATGCCCCTTGAGGTCATGAATGAGTTCGTCTCTTGGTCGtcaggatgcattaggatctggttatatccggagaatgcatccatgaaaTTCATCAGCTGATGACCAGCAGTTGCATCGACcagcttgtcgatgtgaggcaagGGGAAGGGGTCTTTAGGACATGATTTATTAAGGTCCGTGAAGTCGATGCAGACTCTCCACTTCTCATTCTTCTTCCTAACGACGACTACGTtagctagccattccgggtattgcacctctcgtatgaatccggcATCCAGTAGATTtttgacctcttcgttgattatctcgTCCCTTTCAGGGGAGAACTTCCTCCTTTTCTGTCTTACGGGAGGGTGCATCGGATCCACTTTGAGTTGATGCATGATAACATCGGGAACAATTCCAGGAATGTCCTCATGGGACCAGGCAAAGCAATCGGAATTGGATCTCAAGAAGTCGACCAATCTCTTTCTTAGACCTTCTGTaagcttggagcctatctttaagTTTCGACCCAAGTTCCCTTCTGCAAGTGGAACCTCATCCATTCcttccacttccggctcttcggtatGCGGGGCCGaaagcttcttctgtaattgctataagactTGGGTCTTTCCCTTCAAGGTAGTTTGGTAGCAGGATCTGGCATTCTCCTGATCTCCCTTGACCGCCTTGATTCCCCAGGGAGTTGGGAACTTAACCAGTTGATGCAAGTTcgaaggtacggctcccatgtcgAGGATCCAAGGCCTTCCAAGTATCACATTATACGATGAAGGACAATCAACGACTAGGAACTTCGTGGCTTGATTTATCCCCTCGGCGTACACGGGGAGAAGGACCTCTCCTAAGGTTTGCTTGACCTCTCCGCTGAAGCCTACAAGGGGAGTCGCCTTTCTAGTTAGGGCCGTGGGTTCCAACCATAGGTCGGCGAAGACCGAATGGAAGATTATGTTGCTGGAGCTTCCATTGTCCACtagtattcgcttgaccaagcagtttgctaCGATAAGTGATATGACAAGAGCATCGTGGTGAGGAGCAAGGACCTTGTCCTGCTCCCTTGCAGTGCAGCTGATCTCATATGTTCCGAGGAGTAGGCGCTTAGGACCCTCGGCCTCCTGACCGTTCCTGGCGTtgctgttggggtcaaaaacggttatctcgaaatcaacggctaagtctatttgtcatacgaaagtataaggaagaaacgggaagtgatctaagttcggataggccgaacgacaaggaatccgccttgaaacttcaaagagcccgttctctcaaaccgtgaggacccagaacgatcaagatatcaaatcgaagccctcgtcgagacgcacgtgctggtcctggccgccggcggctagcccccgtgctggtcctggccgccgggcggctaagcccccgtgctggtccttgccgccgggaaacttcaaagagcctgttctctcaaaccgtgaggacccagaaaacgatcaacatatcaaatcgaagccctcgtcgagacgcacgtgctggtcgtagccgccgggcggctagcccccgtgctggccgtggccgccggcggctagcgcccgtgctggccgtggccgccgggcggctagccccgtgctggccgtggccgccggcggctagcgcctgtgctggtcgtggccgccgggcggctagccccgtgctggccatggccgccggcggctagcgcccgtgctggccttggccgccgggcggctagccccgtgctggccgtggccgccggcggctagcgcccgtgctggccgtggccgccgggcggctagccccatgctggccgtggccgccggcggctagccccatgctggccgtggccgccggcggctagcgcccgtgctggccatgaccgccgggcggctagccccgtgctggctcgggtcttcggataacgatcttcggtacacgaatcccagtccccggcagtctgaagtttgtacttgagtttttctcaagtcctcgcaggacgaatcatcgagattccgtgtacgaaactccagtccttactccaatcaaagaccgtcggaaacacttcggaaactcgtaaggtatcaaccggaaggaagatcttaaattcttcgtacgaaacagcgatggttatcttaagacaccactcgtctcaactctacgaatgaatgaagaacttccggagagatcgtagaaaaccacggaagtcctggaaacggcccgaaagggactaaacacgatcggacagtccgtttacgactatctgagatagatacgacgatttacgtttatctttgcatagcgagataaatgctaaatttccggaaggataaatgtcaagtttcccgaagataaatgtcaagttcccgatgaaagccgacgaaaatggaaagaagcccgccttgcggcccaggaggagaatagaccgtcataagaaggagtatataaaggagctttgggagaggaagaaaggcagagcgaaaatcattaagagagagcaaaaatcctagagggaGACCAagaaagctcctgttaggttaagaacttagaatttaggcggtagactagcaaggtaggacctagaacgtccggccgcctctcgttctattttcatcttgtccgcaggctcctgtctctctcggaaggatctaacaatccttttacttagagttccgctcatagaaaccctaggcgttattctcgacacgcccgtttctatgacaaacgctcgtactagacgaactccgccaggcagttcgatctcttgttcaaatctttccaactgaactacgtccgacttgatcctcgaaaggggtacgtaggcagccttccttaaggtccagtctcaaatcttaataaaacatttccgcatttatttgatcacttgtcgttggttgtcgcagagaatccggaccttcagggaaagttaggtttacttagctttcctccgatttacttacttaaaatcgacagtgcgaatttcggttcccacagtttggcgctagaaggaggggaggtcggattctctttcttaaaaacctacgattggtaacaacatcatggccacatcacctgtccgcaacatcgtgtcattcggggacagagcaacggctggtcaagccaaacctcacgacgaactcctcgttatcagactaacgatccaggacatcgacgtagcaagaatattggtcgacaccggatgcttgacaaatattatatataagaacactctcgagaggatgggaatcgacctaagcgctatcacggacgatcccaacccaataatcggactctcaggaaacatcacaatgaccctcggctcagtcgatctctcggtcagagccgggagcgtcacgaagatggtggagtttttggtagtcgacggtccagcagcatataacgcgatcgtcgggactccgtggttaaattccttgcgagcaatcccctcgactttccatctgtgcctcaaatttccgaccctcctcagagttgaaacaatacaaggagatcgtaaagcgccgcaagtctgcttggccgctgggttaaaacgaaaaaactctgagtccgaaactaacccaaaaaagcaagcaactcacgaaccagcatcgcaggaccctccagaaattttctggcagtcgcaaagagctgaggtcctggaaggaaaacgtgagcccacttgcgaaccagtaatttcggtctgcctcgacgagactaacccagagcggtgcgtggagattggagccaatctccgcaatctattgaaagcagaactcaccgcatgtctcaagaagaaccttaacacgtttgCTTGGGCTGCGggagatatgccgggaatcgacatcaacgtaacatgtcacgaactacccatcgatccaactcataaacccgtaaaacaaaagaggcgaaagctaggccccgagcgggcaactgcggttaatgaggaagtcgaaagactcctcaaagttggatcaataacagaagtaagatattccgactggctcgccaatcccgtcgtcgtcaagaagaaaaacgggaaatggcgagtgtgcgtcgactttactgatctcaacaaagcatgcccgaaggattgttttccgcttccgcacatcgaccgtctggtcgaggcaaccgcaggaaacaacTCCTAtcgtccatggacacaaccccctCGTTTGGGACGACTTTGGTTATCTAAGAAAGACTTcggtaaaattcataaaaagacttggtagtggagacggattcctgcctgccgtataaaacggctatggttagcttgaacaccagttgccttaactatacggggaattgaaatTTCGgaaaaccagcgtcacatcgacggctttttctaaagaaaaatcgtaaaaagtctaaggcccaagacagcccaaaaggggcccgaatcacggctaaacgacccacatacgattttaggaaggatcgagcccaaagctgatatgacggtctgattaccaagtagagtttcgactgaaaatgctttttagaatttctcctggaaatcgcggagaaaccccaaactactcatgaaacagaaagcacgactgatcgggttaccaatcagcgtttctaatgataaaattcgataacattttacggaacacctttcgtaaaataaattctcgaaaatatttcacgagacagcttttgcatgattaaactcgacaacattttacaaaacagtttccgtaaaattaactcgacaacattttgtgaaataactctcgtaaaataaaaggtcaacaacgttctaagaaacattttctacacaaggaaaaacctacggaaaacaaacaagaacgcaaaaacacgcacaagtcgaaggaaaccgagcagccaactccggtcgtggccgtggccgccggcggctagccccgtgtggccgtggccgccgggcgctagccccgtgctggccgtggccgccgggcggctagccccgtgctggccgtggccgccgggcggctagccccgtgctggccgtggccgccggcggctagcgcccgtgctggccgtggccgcgggcgctagccccgtgctggccatggcgccggcggctagcgcccgtgctggccgtggccgccgggcggctagccccgcactggccgtggccgccggcggctagcgcccgtgctggccgtggtcgccgggcggctagccccgtgctggctcgggtcgtcggacggctagtcttcgtgcgtaagttctaggcccccgggtcgtcagaaatccgtgttttgcgactttccgagatcccgcaaaacaaaactccttttcttgctccaagatttcgaagaatccataagacgtcaacggacaggaagacttcgtataaaacggtgatggttatcttaaaacaccatttccctcggcaatggatcgaagatcttccgaaagactcgacatccaagtgttggctagcccccgtgctgcctctaggcgccggacgactagcgcacccgtactgcgctggttatcgggcgacacaacattcgtcaagcacggcaaatcctcgcaaaactattccgacgatagtccaatccaatactttgcacctttcgtaaaataatcctagacaatacttcacgagacagcttctgcgcgactaaactcgacaacattttacgaaacagtttctgtaaaattaactcgacaacattttgttgaaaaactctcgtaaagtaaaagctcggcaatatttacgaaatatcattcgtaaagaaaaacaatatcataagcttcttgacctgaccagttcactcatagcttgacgaaatatcaagtctcactcaagtgacgtcttgccaatcattttcgcttgtccgcccaccttagccttcttcgagtttcgcctacttctcctccctttgcttcaacgattctgcactattccttcgggtacatggtcgatttaaccagcagtacgaggaaacgaggatatgaacttaggcgaagacctttgacaataaaacgttagaagacaaagaggaacggacatgaggcaatctcgagtaatcaatgagactaaggtatgtccgacttagaaaattttatcataggaaaggaatgggaacgtcttgtaaaccgccgtaaaatttagggaacttaggacctaggtggaaagtctagctagctaagtcttaggcattttcttccagtttcgttctattgttccttgactgtttaggcataacgcgcaaaccgatctaatctctcgaaaaaccgagaaacgatcgccgcgcatccttggcatactctttccgcttccgtgagactaatggcacgacggagagctacaaaattaacgaaataaccttcggtaaaacttcatgagtaacccgaagcaactttcgccaaaaaaacgaaacctaaagtggaaaatcgtttcgaaaagccatcacccataacttggaaaactcctctatgattggcatgtctatctcgacgaactctattcggccctcggccaactacgtctttccataaagcccgaacatgcactcgacatcgccattaaggacaatcgtcaactaaaacacgatcttaacggtaacacaaaggtcatggactggtcttttaccaacgacttccttggctaaacggctgaagtcagcctccatgccggtctacaatacttagcgaccaccgctccaaccgtgtaacggctaaaaaagacaatccacgatttgtcgtaaaacgacaaacggatattatgcaagcagtttgtcgtataacccaaaatcggaaatcatacgataacgaaactcgatcctaacaaccaaatggttaaacggaaaatcttaaacttatcatcaaatcgattaagttctatacgccccataaaacgcggcacgaaaagaaacgctcgtagcaaagctcccagagctatacgagtcattcttacaaaaacaaatctcagaaggccaacacttcacgaaacatagtgaagttagacgcttcccccccctggtaaaatttacgcgacccttcggtcctaaaatcctcaacacaattcgccaactactaaacggctgcgacaacggatccagtatccatgaaacgattatcacatccagacacatgtctctcatcgcttacacctaaaatcgctctctaaaaagtagcatacggaccaagcgacaaaatcacaatccgaagtggactactcggattctatctttaacacttgacgaaagtataaatcaaatcataagcgaaagcccataatcctcttatggcatgagaaaaataaaatcacagcactgcgagacgtcgcttcgtgctcggataaacatttttcgataacaaattcatacgccttcaaaacggcatcatttcgttgttgctgatcacacaaacgaactctaacgtcctaaacagacaagccacctaagggtaggctcttttacatccgacaaggatcccatagcgcgctatacaaaaaatccaaatttggttcagcacttcgtaaaggaagtagctcgattcgtgcccagacaaatcatataagccgataccacttcgcggattttaaaaacggtacgaatcaggttaaaatcacaaacaggcaaaacNNNNNNNNNNNNNNNNNNNNNNNNNNNNNNNNNNNNNNNNNNNNNNNNNNNNNNNNNNNNNNNNNNNNNNNNNNNNNNNNNNNNNNNNNNNNNNNNNNNNTTTGTATCTTCAGAATGCAAGGACGTTTAGATAGACGCGTTGATTCATGGGAAAGGATGGACCCTTGAGAGAATTGACCCCTTGTGAGGGCCGGACCCTTGTAAGGGTTGACCCCTTGAAAGGATATCAATGTCTAGGACCTGGATCCTGTTAGTAAATTGACTGAACCCTGAAATGATTAGTTTTGGGATGAAAGATCGTTGCTTAGAAacctagagttctagcttggtttgaaccctggggttcttgagccctagaacacggaagttcttaaggccttgaaccctgaggtcccttacctagacccgaaggccgttttattgaacccgaaggtttaCTCATTGAACCCTGATGTTTCTGAGTGCTGGGGTTTAATCCTTAGATCTGGGGACCGTGATTAAACCCGATGGATACCTCGAACCtggaggttgatgcttttgaacccggggttcttggcaaacccgaaggttggtatttggattcaaagatccttgaaccctgagaTTCTTATCAGATCCGAAGATGAATTAGGCCCGAAGGTCCTTGATCAACCCTTAGGTGATTttgaatccggagattccttacagacccgAAGGCTGTATTGAACCCTTAGGCTCTTTTATAGACCcggaggccgtactgaacccggaggttgttatatagaccctgaggccgtactgaacccggaggttgttATATAGACCttgaggccgtactgaacccagaggttcgtcatagacactgaggccgtatgcgttatgggaggtttgtgatggtattctgctccccatggggaaCCACTACCaatctgttattgagaaaccgcactctgccacccggaggtatatGCCACTCTcatgaatctcaatgctgcactctacctttctgcagaaaaggtcacgctcaaacttactgtggtctggcgtgggcctgccccgcggagcgacttcacaccagacacactactttccagGTCTAGATAAGTAATTAATTTTTGGTGTTAACCGgtattttcgcacatttgctccctgcatatctTATTACAGTACcttgcagtgtacgtcatgcccaCTGCGTGTATTTAGCTCATAGCGTCTTTAACATagggtttgggtagcactagtacaGTGGTCCCCACGTAATTTTTggacttatagcctttacgcagggaccgaggtgcagacaatgtaatagggttgatcagaccctttccttatatgtcgtaaacccatgtgagtagtctcatTAGTATATAAAGGGTTTGCTAAGATCTAAGGTCCCTTAGGacctgacctagctagtatgcccctttaagtacattggagttcctattacccctttagccgtaactaataatgtattttataagcttagtccggagacgttatcgcatacataggagtaggaaaccgtgtacttaaatatattgtaataatagtagtagtatataaagctgatccggggaccttactttagaagtgatagaatttgaggtgcaaggcattCCAGCACTTGGGTTGGACCATACCGTCGTTGTCTTCtagcttataggctcctgccccttgcacctctattaccttataggaaccctcccatccaggagcgagttttccAGTTGATTTGTCCAttgtgtggtcacagactcgccttaggacctagtcccctttctggaaggttctggatctgaccttcttgttatagctcttggctactttcaactggtaAGGTGCAtttctaaggcgggccgcctacatcttttcatcgagtaggtctagactcagggGCATTAGCTCGTGGTTCTCCTCCTGGGAgaggaattcagagaccgtggtccttacgtgcacctctgTGGGTATCACCGCTTCAGCACCATAAACAAGCGAGAAGGGAGTCTCCTGGGTAACTGTCTTCGGGGTTgtccgataggcccagagtactccatgtagctcttctgcccatcgcccatgggcgtcttccaggcgcttcttgagcataTTCATCACTGTCTTATTAGTTGATTCGGCTTGACCGTTAGCTTGGGGTTGTCGTGGTTTGTAGCTCGTGAACTAGGGTCCGTTGTCTGTGGCGATCTCATGGGGAGTTCTgaagcgtgtgatcacgttgGTCCATTGGAATTTCCTGATCTGGATATCCattatcttggctagtgcttcagcttctacCCACTTCGTGAAGTAATCGGTCACGACTAGGAGAAAGATCTTTTGCCCCGGTGCCATAAGGAATTTCCCCAAgatgtccatgccccactttggaagggccaaggagaacttaaagatttgaggttctctggtggaagaTTGGAGACTGGCGCGTGTTTCGGGCATTGGCTACACAGCTTGGCCtgtttgagggagtccctcgccatggttggccaGTAGTATCCAGCCCTTCTGGCTCTGAGTACCAAGCTCCGACCATTAGAATGGGAACCACACTCTCCCTCGTGAAGCTCTTCTAGTATCCTagcggcttctctaggggtaagaCATCGTAGATAGGGTCCTGAAAAGGATCTTCGGTATGTTTCCCCTCGGAAAAGCAGTACATGGCAGCTTGGCGccttatcttccgactttcgTCTCGATCCTCAGGCAAGGTGTCGTACCTCAGATAGCTAATGATGGgagtcatccaggtctctccttcgtctactACGGATATTTCTTAAGGCTCCATCTCCTTTTCGGTTGCGGGCCATTGGAGTACTagtagtgggatgctcatatgacttGTAGTTTCTAAGGCGGACCCTAGATTATCTAGAGCGTCGGCCTGGGAGTTgtgctccctagggatctggGTGAGCATTGGAACCTGT includes:
- the LOC130500092 gene encoding uncharacterized protein LOC130500092; its protein translation is MGVEDIQVFSDSQLIISQVQGDYQAKNPSMISNARNGQEAEGPKRLLLGTYEISCTAREQDKVLAPHHDALVISLIVANCLVKRILVDNGSSSNIIFHSVFADLWLEPTALTRKATPLVGFSGEVKQTLGEVLLPVYAEGINQATKFLVVDCPSSYNVILGRPWILDMGAVPSNLHQLVKFPTPWGIKAVKGDQENARSCYQTTLKGKTQVL